One genomic segment of Desulfovibrio sp. UCD-KL4C includes these proteins:
- a CDS encoding ankyrin repeat domain-containing protein: protein MTKRKWTICTISMLATLVISLIITVNLIIDPYGEFRLIEGDYNKLKLKAEKTTALQVASELNDGKYALVFGSSRTMLLSSEIMGEPILNFSTSIYNNPGDILALLKMLSKKQLANVTNIYFLVDINGFHYTATAPEMSSKCRLFLETLRNIGPEKIEDAWNCLVANNQQYGNDNFPNNIDSYGTLHKVGAPFKAKDPFFSSHFVTPYYLKSLRNISIFCKQNKIKTLYFTTPWFQPFVQEQQNKINSILDKAATASGGLLNFQLRTNLTGNTTLFYDPSHLNKKGLIKFIKILNLAASPSIPDSFSVLQTNVDYKNITFKYLKKKIDEKNSPQINSFFFLTLLQAGRKDLFLNFYDNAQSFHINKKDIIADAFVLAQPEQLKILLENGRDLSQYINFGLFKAIMSGNLGMVKNAILLGADINNKGPQDVTPLQIAIMFSPDINIIKLLLNSGASPNYINTTSTYITYLNDSPFTLALRCKNKDIFNYLVSHFSQSPLAQHAILLKKLQTNPNNCELYKKCLKLHKKYYKSDNLITAVIVKPINNKYYLKIENGIAVLHLGAVKYKLTQIEAYLFSNFETGQRIESLMTKTFTHLTNREISESAEDTAILNTITQELNLMIPILVKNNAIKLLH from the coding sequence ATGACTAAACGCAAATGGACTATATGCACTATCTCAATGCTTGCTACGCTTGTAATAAGCCTAATCATCACTGTTAATCTTATTATTGATCCTTACGGGGAATTCAGGCTGATCGAAGGGGATTATAACAAGCTCAAACTTAAAGCTGAAAAGACAACAGCTTTACAAGTTGCATCAGAACTTAATGATGGAAAATACGCACTTGTATTTGGAAGCAGTAGAACAATGCTTCTATCATCTGAAATTATGGGCGAACCGATCTTAAATTTCAGTACATCCATATACAACAATCCAGGTGATATTCTTGCTCTTTTAAAGATGCTGAGTAAAAAACAGCTCGCGAATGTTACTAATATATATTTTTTAGTTGATATCAACGGTTTCCACTACACGGCTACAGCCCCAGAGATGTCCAGCAAATGTAGGCTATTTCTGGAAACACTTAGAAATATAGGACCCGAAAAAATAGAAGATGCATGGAATTGCTTAGTTGCGAATAATCAACAATACGGAAATGATAATTTTCCTAACAATATCGATAGCTACGGAACTCTTCATAAAGTAGGTGCCCCTTTCAAGGCAAAAGATCCTTTTTTTTCAAGCCACTTTGTCACACCTTATTACCTTAAGTCTTTGAGAAATATTTCTATTTTTTGTAAACAAAATAAAATTAAAACATTATATTTTACTACCCCATGGTTCCAACCTTTCGTTCAAGAACAACAAAATAAAATCAATTCCATCTTGGATAAAGCAGCTACTGCATCTGGAGGCTTGTTAAATTTTCAGCTGAGAACTAATCTAACGGGCAATACTACTCTATTTTATGATCCGTCTCACCTTAATAAAAAAGGACTTATTAAGTTTATTAAAATTTTAAATCTAGCAGCCTCGCCATCTATTCCTGATTCTTTTTCAGTATTACAAACTAACGTTGACTACAAAAATATAACTTTTAAATACCTTAAAAAAAAAATTGATGAAAAAAATTCCCCGCAAATCAATTCATTTTTTTTCCTAACGCTGCTTCAAGCTGGACGAAAAGATTTATTCCTTAACTTTTATGACAATGCACAATCTTTTCATATCAATAAGAAAGACATTATAGCTGATGCATTCGTGCTTGCTCAGCCAGAACAACTCAAAATCCTTCTAGAAAACGGAAGGGATTTAAGCCAATATATAAACTTTGGCTTATTCAAAGCAATTATGTCTGGCAATCTTGGCATGGTGAAAAACGCAATATTACTCGGGGCAGACATAAACAACAAAGGCCCGCAAGATGTTACGCCTTTACAAATAGCAATTATGTTTTCTCCTGATATAAACATAATTAAACTTCTTCTTAATAGTGGAGCTTCACCAAACTACATCAATACAACTTCGACTTACATTACATACCTTAATGATTCACCCTTTACACTTGCATTGAGATGTAAAAATAAAGATATTTTTAATTATCTAGTATCTCATTTTTCCCAAAGTCCTTTAGCGCAACATGCTATCTTGCTTAAAAAACTGCAAACAAATCCTAACAATTGTGAATTATACAAAAAATGTTTAAAACTCCATAAAAAATATTATAAATCAGATAATTTAATTACAGCCGTAATTGTTAAGCCTATAAACAATAAATACTATCTTAAAATTGAAAATGGGATAGCAGTTCTTCATTTAGGAGCAGTTAAATATAAACTTACTCAAATTGAAGCATATCTCTTCAGTAATTTTGAAACAGGCCAGCGAATTGAATCTCTTATGACTAAAACGTTTACCCATTTAACAAATCGAGAAATTTCCGAGTCAGCAGAGGATACTGCAATATTAAATACTATTACCCAAGAACTTAATTTAATGATCCCAATATTAGTCAAAAATAATGCAATAAAATTGCTACATTAA
- a CDS encoding MBOAT family protein, producing MLFNSHIFILFFLPIVFAFYFLLRGFKLHFAGKLFLVLASFVFYAWWKTEYLFLLSGTIIWNFMMAEAMHRWRSKVLLSLAVCGNISVLTYFKYKNFFFDNISGLIGVPSISEKIIIPLGVSFYTFQQISFLVDTYRGKAIRSNLLDYTLFVSFFPQLVAGPISYQHEITPLFNSPEAGKLNYQNTGQGFFLFSMGLFKKVVIADSLAPYVQTGFDKALALPFWDSWATSLAYTCQLYFDFSGYTDMALGLGLLFNITLPNNFNSPYKSLNIQEFWRRWHITLGRFVRDYIYIPLGGSRKGSYRTLTNLFSSFLLIGLWHGAGWNFVLWGGLHGIAMVVHRIWQNLGGRLPAYAGWLLTFLYVNACWVLFRATTTYDAIKIYKGMLGVINIGFSTALTLTDDFIQLGVCIGLIAFTVLFKNSVEIAHSMKFSFKESALAIVFFLVAFIKLYSHQTFLYFDF from the coding sequence ATGCTGTTTAACTCTCATATCTTTATCCTGTTTTTTCTACCGATTGTATTTGCTTTCTATTTCCTGTTGCGTGGATTTAAACTACATTTTGCAGGTAAACTCTTTTTAGTCCTTGCATCATTTGTTTTTTATGCATGGTGGAAAACTGAATACCTTTTTTTACTCAGCGGAACTATTATTTGGAACTTTATGATGGCTGAGGCCATGCACCGCTGGCGCAGCAAAGTTTTATTGTCTTTGGCTGTATGTGGAAACATTTCTGTACTTACCTACTTCAAGTACAAAAACTTTTTTTTCGACAATATTTCCGGCCTGATCGGGGTTCCCTCAATAAGTGAAAAGATTATTATCCCGCTAGGGGTAAGTTTTTATACTTTTCAGCAAATATCCTTTTTGGTTGATACATATCGCGGCAAAGCCATAAGAAGTAATCTATTAGACTATACCTTATTTGTTTCTTTCTTTCCGCAGCTCGTCGCCGGACCGATCAGTTATCAACATGAAATCACACCTCTTTTTAATTCTCCTGAGGCTGGCAAATTAAATTATCAGAATACAGGACAAGGCTTCTTCCTCTTTAGCATGGGACTATTCAAAAAAGTCGTTATTGCTGACTCACTCGCACCTTATGTCCAAACCGGATTCGATAAAGCTTTAGCCCTCCCTTTTTGGGATTCTTGGGCTACAAGCCTTGCTTACACTTGCCAGCTTTACTTCGATTTTAGCGGTTATACTGATATGGCATTAGGATTAGGATTACTTTTTAATATAACCCTTCCCAACAATTTCAACTCCCCATATAAATCACTTAATATTCAGGAATTTTGGAGAAGATGGCATATAACTTTAGGCAGATTTGTCCGCGATTATATTTATATACCATTGGGAGGAAGTCGCAAAGGAAGCTATAGAACACTGACAAACCTTTTCTCATCATTCCTTTTAATCGGGCTATGGCATGGCGCTGGCTGGAACTTCGTATTATGGGGAGGACTACATGGTATTGCCATGGTAGTTCACAGAATATGGCAAAACCTTGGAGGTAGGCTCCCTGCCTACGCAGGATGGCTTCTAACTTTTCTATACGTAAACGCATGTTGGGTACTGTTTAGAGCCACAACAACATATGATGCTATTAAAATATACAAAGGAATGCTGGGCGTGATCAACATAGGATTTTCAACAGCACTTACCCTTACTGATGACTTTATACAGCTGGGAGTATGCATAGGACTTATAGCTTTTACAGTTCTTTTTAAAAACTCTGTAGAAATAGCTCACTCAATGAAATTTTCTTTTAAAGAATCTGCACTGGCAATAGTTTTCTTTCTAGTTGCTTTTATAAAGCTCTACTCGCATCAAACATTCCTCTACTTTGATTTTTAA
- a CDS encoding nucleoside-diphosphate sugar epimerase/dehydratase, whose product MINNLRNINFYLMVLLDLFIFGVAFYGAYLFRFDFALPEYAQTQFLAILKYAVIIKFSVFLGLGLYKGMWRYTGLRDLCRIIEATFLQSLILVTLVLYKFGFGGFSRGVFIIDWMITIFMIGGVRILIRAFYSFHEGNSLQLSADSCPGDGRNALIIGAGRAGEKVAREIMGSGQLKFTPIGFIDSDRSKRGRTIHGIPVLGGLEILPEVIERRCVSNILIAVAEASGPQMREIINACKATKLPYKILPGMDEIINGKVGIKSLRDVSYQDLLGRSQIQLDTTSISNYISGKTVLVTGCGGSIGSELVRQVVRFNPAKLILIDASEPNLYDIQMELHHELKFHKYVTVLGSVQNVKLLDRTFKEHKPHTVFHAAAYKHVPMVERNPWQAVNNNICGTKNVMTMADKHGVDRFVIVSTDKAVRPTNIMGASKRVTELLMRLFHHSKTTFMAVRFGNVVGSSGSVVPLFRRQIEHGGPVTVTHPDVTRYFMSISEAAQLILQAGVMAEGGEIFILEMGMPVKIADMARDLIKLSGKEPNKDIEIIFTGLREGEKLYEELITEGEDIVRTEHEKIMVLKAMENDIESYASELDSLLQKLADAAHEFDGEKVRAVLHETVAEFDEEG is encoded by the coding sequence ATGATTAATAATCTGCGTAATATAAATTTTTATTTAATGGTTCTTTTGGACCTTTTTATTTTCGGTGTTGCTTTCTATGGAGCGTATCTTTTTCGCTTTGATTTTGCACTGCCCGAATATGCACAGACTCAATTTTTAGCTATTTTAAAATATGCTGTAATAATTAAATTTTCTGTATTTTTGGGCCTTGGACTATACAAAGGGATGTGGCGATATACAGGACTTCGTGACCTCTGCCGTATTATTGAAGCAACATTTCTCCAATCTTTGATTCTGGTGACTCTGGTCCTTTACAAATTCGGATTCGGAGGATTTTCACGCGGAGTTTTCATAATAGACTGGATGATTACTATTTTCATGATCGGAGGAGTAAGAATTCTCATTCGAGCTTTCTATTCCTTCCATGAGGGCAATTCATTACAATTATCTGCGGACTCATGCCCCGGCGACGGGCGCAATGCCCTTATTATAGGTGCAGGCAGAGCAGGAGAAAAAGTTGCCCGTGAAATAATGGGAAGCGGCCAACTGAAATTCACCCCAATAGGCTTTATTGATAGTGACCGCAGCAAACGCGGCAGAACTATCCACGGAATACCTGTACTTGGAGGACTTGAAATTCTTCCTGAAGTTATAGAAAGAAGATGCGTAAGTAATATTCTTATTGCCGTCGCTGAAGCCTCCGGTCCTCAAATGCGTGAAATTATTAACGCATGCAAAGCTACAAAACTTCCGTATAAAATCCTTCCAGGAATGGATGAAATTATTAATGGGAAAGTAGGCATCAAATCTCTACGCGATGTCAGCTATCAGGATCTTCTGGGCAGATCACAGATTCAATTGGATACAACCAGTATCAGCAATTATATTTCAGGAAAAACAGTTTTAGTCACAGGCTGCGGAGGCTCTATCGGCTCTGAACTTGTCAGACAGGTCGTGCGCTTTAATCCAGCAAAACTGATTCTAATTGATGCAAGTGAACCCAATCTTTATGATATACAAATGGAACTGCACCACGAGCTTAAATTTCATAAATATGTTACAGTTCTCGGTTCTGTTCAAAACGTAAAATTACTTGATAGAACTTTTAAGGAACATAAACCGCATACAGTTTTTCACGCGGCAGCATATAAACACGTTCCTATGGTTGAACGTAATCCTTGGCAGGCAGTTAATAATAATATTTGCGGAACAAAGAATGTAATGACCATGGCTGACAAGCACGGTGTCGACAGATTTGTTATTGTCTCAACTGATAAAGCGGTCAGACCTACAAATATTATGGGCGCGTCCAAAAGAGTAACTGAACTACTCATGCGTCTTTTCCATCATTCTAAAACGACCTTCATGGCTGTCAGATTCGGTAATGTTGTAGGTTCATCAGGTTCGGTTGTTCCTCTTTTCCGCAGGCAAATTGAACACGGCGGACCGGTCACGGTTACACATCCGGACGTGACTCGTTACTTCATGTCCATATCGGAAGCAGCTCAGCTTATACTGCAGGCCGGAGTAATGGCTGAAGGCGGAGAAATTTTCATTCTTGAAATGGGAATGCCTGTTAAAATTGCAGACATGGCCCGCGACTTGATCAAGCTTTCCGGTAAAGAACCGAACAAAGATATCGAAATCATTTTCACAGGGCTCCGTGAAGGGGAAAAACTTTACGAAGAACTGATCACCGAAGGTGAAGATATTGTTCGCACCGAGCATGAAAAAATCATGGTTCTGAAAGCGATGGAAAACGATATTGAATCTTACGCCTCCGAACTGGATTCCCTGCTTCAAAAGCTGGCAGACGCGGCTCATGAGTTTGACGGAGAGAAAGTCCGCGCGGTGCTACATGAAACTGTTGCTGAGTTTGATGAGGAAGGCTAA
- a CDS encoding DegT/DnrJ/EryC1/StrS aminotransferase family protein → MSANNKDRIYLSPPHMGGTEKDFVQQAFNSNFIAPLGPQVNGFEQDFSNISGLAHCAALSSGTAALHLALRILGVEKGDVVIASSLTFIGSVTPVKFLGAEPCFIDSDYKSWNMDPELLEQAVDHYISIGKKPKAVVPTDLYGQCSDYDRILEILKPHDIPLVVDAAESVGAMYKGEHAGKRALMAAYSFNGNKIITTSGGGLLASDNKEYIDRARWLSQQAKEPLPYYEHNEIGYNYRMSNVVAAIGRGQLEVLADRVTRKREIFDYYENALADCSGISFMPEAEYGKCNRWLTVILIDENKFGATPDQIRIALEKENIESRPVWKPMHMQPVFADCKSFGGEVSEYLFAKGLCLPCGTAMNKSDLDRTVECVKKCGK, encoded by the coding sequence GTGTCCGCAAATAATAAAGATCGCATATATTTATCTCCCCCGCATATGGGTGGAACTGAAAAAGATTTCGTCCAGCAAGCTTTTAACAGTAATTTTATTGCCCCGTTAGGGCCGCAAGTTAACGGATTTGAGCAGGACTTTTCTAACATATCCGGTCTTGCACACTGCGCTGCTCTCTCCAGCGGAACCGCAGCCTTACACCTTGCACTCAGAATCCTGGGAGTTGAAAAAGGTGATGTGGTCATTGCTTCATCGCTGACATTTATCGGGAGCGTTACTCCTGTAAAATTTCTCGGAGCAGAGCCATGCTTTATTGATTCTGATTACAAATCATGGAATATGGACCCTGAGCTTTTAGAGCAAGCCGTTGATCATTATATTTCTATCGGTAAAAAACCTAAAGCTGTCGTTCCAACGGACCTCTACGGACAATGCTCTGACTATGACCGTATTCTGGAAATTTTGAAACCACATGATATTCCACTGGTCGTAGACGCAGCTGAATCTGTCGGCGCAATGTACAAAGGTGAACATGCCGGCAAACGCGCGCTCATGGCTGCTTACTCTTTTAACGGCAATAAAATTATTACCACTTCCGGTGGAGGCTTGCTCGCATCTGACAATAAAGAATACATTGATCGTGCACGCTGGCTTTCCCAACAGGCAAAAGAACCTCTGCCTTACTATGAACACAATGAAATAGGGTACAATTACCGCATGAGCAACGTTGTCGCAGCGATTGGACGAGGACAGCTTGAAGTACTTGCAGATAGAGTTACACGTAAACGTGAAATTTTTGATTACTATGAAAATGCACTTGCAGACTGTTCCGGTATTTCATTTATGCCGGAAGCAGAATATGGCAAATGCAACCGTTGGCTGACTGTTATATTAATAGACGAGAATAAATTCGGAGCAACTCCTGACCAGATCCGCATAGCCCTTGAAAAAGAAAATATTGAATCACGCCCAGTATGGAAACCTATGCATATGCAACCTGTATTTGCTGACTGCAAATCTTTCGGTGGAGAAGTAAGCGAATACTTATTTGCAAAGGGATTATGCTTGCCTTGCGGTACAGCTATGAACAAATCCGATCTGGACAGGACAGTTGAATGCGTAAAAAAATGCGGAAAATAA
- a CDS encoding acetyltransferase, which produces MKKIIIIGAGGHGQVVADALMLINGAEPVAFLDENPAIIGEKILGIPVPGGNTHLSKIKHDGVVIALGNNKLRKRIFEELTAAGEILFTVIHPSAIISPSVKIGAGSMILAGAVINTGAEIKENTIINTNSTIEHHNIIGPHSHVAPGATLGGEAVVGEESMVGIGATVLPRVTIGNMSMLGAGSTATGNIADGITAAGIPAKRLKFQSK; this is translated from the coding sequence ATGAAAAAAATTATTATCATAGGCGCCGGTGGACACGGTCAGGTTGTAGCAGATGCCTTGATGCTGATTAACGGAGCAGAACCTGTTGCTTTCTTGGATGAAAATCCAGCAATAATCGGGGAAAAGATACTTGGAATACCTGTTCCAGGCGGAAATACGCATCTTTCAAAAATTAAACATGACGGTGTCGTCATTGCACTTGGTAACAACAAACTTCGTAAGCGTATTTTTGAAGAACTAACTGCAGCAGGCGAGATCTTGTTCACAGTTATACATCCTTCAGCAATTATTTCTCCAAGTGTAAAAATCGGAGCTGGGAGCATGATCCTTGCCGGAGCCGTGATCAATACTGGGGCTGAAATAAAAGAGAACACAATCATAAACACCAACAGCACCATTGAACATCACAATATTATCGGGCCTCATTCTCACGTAGCTCCAGGCGCAACTCTAGGCGGAGAAGCGGTTGTTGGTGAAGAATCTATGGTCGGAATAGGTGCAACAGTTTTACCACGTGTAACGATTGGCAACATGAGCATGCTTGGCGCAGGATCTACTGCTACAGGCAATATTGCAGATGGGATCACCGCTGCAGGAATCCCTGCCAAGAGACTGAAATTTCAATCAAAATAA
- a CDS encoding sugar transferase yields MTLKRTFDLVVAIPAFIIFLPILVILAVAIYRKMGGGIFFLQRRPGLHGKPFNILKFKTMSDAKDNDGNLLPDSMRLTRFGRFLRSSSLDELPELVNVILGDMSLVGPRPLLMQYLKRYTPDQARRHEVLPGITGWAQVNGRNAISWDDKFKLDVWYVDNHTVLLDIKILFMTVGRVFKREGISQTGHATAEEFMGNKD; encoded by the coding sequence ATGACACTTAAGAGAACATTTGACCTTGTCGTGGCGATTCCGGCCTTTATAATATTTTTACCGATTCTGGTAATTCTTGCTGTTGCTATTTATCGCAAAATGGGCGGCGGAATATTTTTCTTGCAAAGAAGACCAGGACTGCATGGCAAACCTTTTAATATCCTCAAATTCAAAACCATGTCCGATGCTAAGGACAATGACGGCAATCTGCTTCCTGACTCAATGCGACTCACAAGATTCGGACGCTTTCTCCGTTCATCATCACTTGATGAGTTACCGGAACTGGTAAATGTTATTCTCGGTGATATGTCACTTGTAGGGCCGCGACCTTTACTGATGCAATACCTTAAGCGCTATACTCCCGATCAGGCTAGAAGACACGAAGTTCTTCCCGGGATTACAGGATGGGCACAGGTCAACGGACGTAACGCCATTTCATGGGATGATAAATTTAAACTTGATGTCTGGTACGTAGACAATCACACTGTTTTACTGGACATAAAAATACTTTTCATGACGGTTGGACGCGTATTCAAAAGAGAAGGGATCAGTCAAACTGGGCACGCCACAGCTGAAGAATTTATGGGAAATAAAGATTAG
- a CDS encoding glycosyltransferase family 4 protein gives MKVAVIGGYGPSLINFRGSMLRAMKSAGHEVYGIAPKDNPDVPEKLAAMGVGYIPASIKRTGMNPVRDAFTVYSLFKILRTVKPDVVLSYTIKPVIYGSLAAKLAGVPSIFSMITGLGYAFGKTEGKRALLFKLVKNMYRCGLALNNGVMFQNPDDRNLFIELGIINKNKPTFITNGSGVDLDHFCTLPVKHDQPIFLCISRLLKEKGVREFAHASMHLKKKYPQAQFRLVGPHDHGPDSISEQTVNKWKSGGVECIGPVDDVRNELENCSVYVLPSYREGTPRSVLEAMSTGRPIVTTDTPGCRETVVDGDNGFLIPVKNVPALEAAMEKFITTPELIRTMGSKSCDLATEKYDVNKVNATIMKAMEL, from the coding sequence ATGAAAGTAGCTGTTATAGGTGGATACGGACCATCGCTTATAAATTTTAGAGGCTCCATGCTCCGCGCCATGAAAAGCGCAGGACATGAAGTTTATGGAATTGCGCCCAAAGACAACCCCGATGTGCCTGAAAAACTCGCTGCAATGGGTGTTGGATATATCCCAGCCTCCATCAAACGTACCGGAATGAACCCCGTAAGAGATGCATTCACCGTGTACTCTTTATTTAAAATTTTACGAACCGTTAAGCCTGACGTTGTACTTTCGTACACTATCAAACCTGTCATCTATGGTTCTCTGGCGGCTAAACTCGCCGGAGTTCCTTCTATTTTTTCTATGATCACCGGACTCGGGTACGCCTTCGGAAAAACGGAAGGCAAACGAGCTTTGCTCTTCAAGCTAGTCAAAAATATGTACCGTTGCGGGCTCGCCTTGAATAACGGTGTCATGTTTCAAAATCCCGATGACCGGAATCTTTTTATTGAACTGGGAATAATCAATAAAAACAAACCGACTTTTATTACAAACGGCTCAGGAGTAGACCTTGATCATTTCTGCACCCTGCCGGTGAAACATGACCAACCTATTTTTCTGTGCATCTCACGACTGCTGAAAGAAAAAGGCGTGCGTGAATTTGCTCATGCTTCAATGCACCTTAAAAAAAAATATCCTCAGGCTCAATTTCGGCTTGTCGGGCCGCATGACCACGGTCCTGATTCAATAAGTGAACAGACTGTTAATAAATGGAAATCCGGCGGAGTTGAGTGCATCGGCCCTGTAGATGATGTTAGGAATGAATTGGAAAACTGCTCCGTATATGTGCTCCCTTCTTACAGAGAAGGAACTCCCCGATCGGTACTTGAAGCCATGTCTACAGGCAGACCGATTGTCACCACGGATACCCCGGGATGCCGCGAAACAGTAGTTGACGGTGATAACGGATTTCTGATTCCTGTAAAAAATGTTCCGGCTCTTGAGGCTGCAATGGAAAAATTTATTACCACACCAGAACTTATTCGCACCATGGGCAGTAAAAGCTGTGACCTTGCAACAGAAAAATATGATGTTAACAAGGTCAACGCGACCATAATGAAAGCGATGGAACTCTAA
- the asnB gene encoding asparagine synthase (glutamine-hydrolyzing), giving the protein MCGIAGLIDFSKSTNSEQLCQLAQRMGHAQRSRGPDGAGQWADPKSGIGLDHRRLAIIDLTEEGIQPMISSSGRFVIVFNGEIYNYRTLREQLEKADSFQGWRGHSDTEVMLEAIEQWGLEKGLKSFSGMFAIALWDREKRKLFLARDRMGEKPLYYSKQENTFLFGSELKALMTYDGFNKKVDRNSLSSYLRYHYVPAPYTIFENVHVLMPGTWISVSHDGIISKPKEYWSLLDCAHEAENKIFTAPDADIIDTLEDLLLNVIEREMIADVPLGAFLSGGIDSSLIVSLMQQCALSPVKTFTIGFDDKAYNEAKDAKLVAQHIGTEHTELYVSPKDALDIIPSIAKIWDQPFSDASQIPTLLVSRMTREHVTVALSGDGGDELFAGYNRHFRGCSLWKKLEYIPVSLRSIMAEAILQISPESLNELFAMLEPIIPEKLRMRLPGQKLHKLANVMDADSASDYYTALTSNWLNPETTVMSGREIVSPFQNYSMQPSTKNLTAWMQFMDAATYLPDDILTKVDRAAMAVSLETRAPFLDHEIVEFSQRLPMHLRMQSGQSKYALRKILYKYVPKNLIERPKMGFGIPIDNWLRVPLRGWAENLLSPERLADDGYFNGRTVRKAWQEHLSGEKDNHYRIWNILVFQSWMDEWDVS; this is encoded by the coding sequence ATGTGTGGTATCGCCGGACTTATTGATTTTTCCAAAAGCACAAATTCTGAGCAGCTATGCCAACTGGCGCAGAGAATGGGCCATGCCCAACGTTCAAGAGGGCCGGACGGAGCAGGACAATGGGCTGATCCAAAATCAGGCATAGGACTCGACCACCGCCGTCTTGCTATTATAGATCTGACTGAAGAGGGCATTCAGCCTATGATCAGCAGCTCTGGACGCTTTGTGATAGTCTTTAACGGAGAAATTTATAACTACCGTACTCTGCGTGAACAGCTTGAAAAAGCAGACTCATTCCAAGGTTGGAGAGGACATTCTGACACTGAGGTAATGCTCGAGGCAATCGAGCAGTGGGGACTTGAAAAAGGGCTTAAATCTTTCAGCGGAATGTTTGCCATAGCTCTCTGGGACCGTGAAAAACGTAAACTTTTCCTTGCCAGAGATCGTATGGGCGAAAAACCTCTCTATTACTCCAAACAAGAAAATACCTTTCTTTTCGGTTCTGAGCTTAAAGCTCTCATGACTTATGACGGCTTCAATAAAAAAGTCGACCGTAACTCTCTTTCATCATACCTGCGCTATCACTATGTTCCGGCTCCTTATACTATTTTTGAAAATGTTCATGTACTTATGCCGGGCACATGGATATCCGTTTCCCATGATGGAATTATTTCTAAGCCAAAAGAATACTGGTCACTACTCGACTGCGCACATGAAGCCGAAAATAAAATATTCACAGCTCCTGATGCGGATATCATCGACACTTTAGAAGACTTACTCCTGAATGTAATTGAACGTGAAATGATTGCGGATGTCCCGCTGGGAGCGTTTCTATCAGGCGGAATTGACTCTTCACTCATAGTATCACTGATGCAGCAATGCGCCCTATCGCCCGTCAAAACATTCACTATAGGATTCGACGACAAAGCATACAATGAAGCAAAAGACGCAAAACTGGTAGCCCAGCACATCGGAACCGAACACACCGAGCTATACGTTTCCCCCAAAGATGCGCTTGATATTATCCCATCTATCGCTAAAATATGGGATCAGCCTTTTTCAGATGCCTCACAGATTCCGACTCTTCTGGTTTCGCGAATGACCCGTGAACATGTGACCGTTGCTCTTTCAGGTGATGGCGGAGATGAGCTTTTTGCTGGATACAACCGCCATTTTCGCGGGTGCTCTTTATGGAAAAAACTCGAATATATCCCCGTCTCATTGCGCTCAATTATGGCTGAAGCAATCTTGCAAATTTCACCGGAAAGTTTGAACGAACTATTCGCCATGCTCGAACCTATTATACCGGAAAAACTACGTATGCGACTGCCCGGCCAGAAGTTGCATAAACTGGCCAATGTTATGGACGCGGATTCAGCTTCAGATTATTACACAGCACTCACTTCTAACTGGTTGAATCCTGAAACTACAGTTATGAGCGGTCGTGAAATAGTAAGCCCGTTCCAAAATTACTCCATGCAACCAAGCACAAAAAACCTTACTGCGTGGATGCAATTCATGGACGCCGCAACCTATCTGCCAGATGATATCCTGACCAAAGTTGACCGTGCGGCAATGGCTGTAAGCCTTGAAACAAGAGCCCCATTCCTTGATCACGAAATAGTTGAATTTTCTCAGCGTTTGCCCATGCATCTCAGAATGCAAAGCGGTCAGAGCAAATACGCGCTGCGCAAAATTCTATATAAATATGTACCTAAAAATTTAATTGAACGACCAAAAATGGGATTCGGTATCCCCATCGACAACTGGCTGCGTGTACCTTTACGCGGTTGGGCCGAAAATCTTCTTTCACCTGAACGGTTGGCGGATGACGGCTACTTTAACGGACGGACTGTGCGAAAAGCATGGCAAGAACATCTGAGCGGAGAAAAAGACAACCATTATAGAATCTGGAATATTTTAGTATTCCAGTCTTGGATGGATGAATGGGATGTTTCATGA